The DNA region CGACGTGGCCAGACAGTTCTATCCGGTGGCTGACGTCATGCGGCTAATCGATATCCTCGCCTGGAACAAGCTCAACGTCTTCCATTGGCACCTGACCGACGACGAAGCCTGGCGGCTGGAGATCAAGGCCTATCCCCAGCTTACGGAGATCGGCGCGCGGCATGGCCCGGACGAGGTGCTCGTGCCGCAGCTTGGTGACGGGGCGAAACCGCGCTACGGCCATTACTCGCAGGAGGATGTCAGGCGGATCGTCGCGCATGCCGCCTCTCTGCATGTCGAGGTGGTGCCGGAAATCGATGTTCCCGGCCATAGCACCGCGACGCTGTTGTCATTGCCCGGCCTCGTCGACGGGCAGGAGGCGCCGGACAGCTACCGCGCCGTGCAGGGTTATTCCAACAATGCCCTCAACCCGGCGATCGAATTCACCTATGAATTTCTCGGCAAGGTGTTCGACGAGATGGTCACGCTGTTTCCCGGCGAATATATTCATATCGGCGGCGACGAGGTCGCAAGCGGCGCCTGGCTTTCCTCGCCGCTTTGCAAGGCGCTGATGGAACGGGAGAAAATTGCCGGCACCGCGGAGCTGCAATCCTATTTCCTGAAACGGATTAAGGCCATGTTGTCGGAGCGCGGCAGGAAGCTCGCTGGCTGGAACGAAGTCTCACATGGCGGCGGCGTCGATCGCGACGGTACTTTGCTGATGGCCTGGGAAAAGCCCGCTGTCGGCATCGAGCTGGCGCAGCAAGGCTACGATGTGGTGATGACGCCGGGCCAAGCCTATTATCTCGACATGGCGCAGGCGGAAGCCTGGTCCGAGCCCGGTGCGAGCTGGGCGGGCCATGCGCCACCGGAACATAGCTATGCTTACGAGGCCGAGGGCGAGTTGCCGGATACGCTACGCGAGAAGATGCGCGGCGTCCAAGCCTGCATCTGGACTGAAAACTTCCTCTCTGGCGCCTATTTCAACCGGCTGGTCTTCCCGCGCCTTTCGGCCGTCGCCGAAGCCGCCTGGACGCCCCTGGAACGCAAGGACTGGGACCGGT from Rhizobium sp. NLR16a includes:
- a CDS encoding family 20 glycosylhydrolase codes for the protein MADYRLETSWHPVEGSFGRLIFTLFNLSAEPLSGFSLAYTSETRVADKYVCDGGSLERQLAHFHEFRPPEGLSVPPGAHWRFTVEGLTREPKHVTSGVKSAYLTLGDGRHVPVGFGDLLLEGRDGGIAPPLLPPGRVEEPYSLLPWPLALALKAGELPVVLYPAESTRPDAVKALSLVLSLYQRLYPAKNVPFSLCGVKGGRAIRFVTESSIAAFAYEIRFTTHEVVLSSADATGRHSGLISLAQLMHGARADRESFRFPNFGTIADQPRYDWRGCHLDVARQFYPVADVMRLIDILAWNKLNVFHWHLTDDEAWRLEIKAYPQLTEIGARHGPDEVLVPQLGDGAKPRYGHYSQEDVRRIVAHAASLHVEVVPEIDVPGHSTATLLSLPGLVDGQEAPDSYRAVQGYSNNALNPAIEFTYEFLGKVFDEMVTLFPGEYIHIGGDEVASGAWLSSPLCKALMEREKIAGTAELQSYFLKRIKAMLSERGRKLAGWNEVSHGGGVDRDGTLLMAWEKPAVGIELAQQGYDVVMTPGQAYYLDMAQAEAWSEPGASWAGHAPPEHSYAYEAEGELPDTLREKMRGVQACIWTENFLSGAYFNRLVFPRLSAVAEAAWTPLERKDWDRFAAIVRMWPVL